From the genome of Oscillospiraceae bacterium, one region includes:
- a CDS encoding zinc-ribbon domain-containing protein, which translates to MYCKNCGKIIDDSATYCINCGTKFDNNINETDDRSSFGFAILGFFIPIVGLILFLIYEGKKPKRAKSAGKGALVGFITKIVLSIILVILYVVFAATLFTNISNDIESNVPSIGDVFREETTDEILEKYVDVSFGEFKVINNGYFSETSLDITVKNKAEKQCTYYITIEAVDANGARIETDMIYADRLGAGQEIYLKAFEYVDQEKLNQFKNATFRVLEINKYNF; encoded by the coding sequence ATGTATTGTAAAAATTGCGGAAAGATCATAGATGACTCAGCAACATACTGTATCAACTGCGGAACAAAATTTGACAACAATATTAACGAAACTGATGACCGTTCAAGTTTTGGGTTTGCTATCTTGGGCTTTTTTATTCCAATTGTTGGTTTAATCCTCTTTCTCATATATGAAGGAAAGAAACCTAAACGAGCGAAGTCGGCAGGTAAAGGTGCTTTGGTTGGCTTTATAACCAAAATCGTTTTATCCATTATTCTTGTGATTCTGTATGTCGTTTTTGCTGCTACGCTTTTCACCAACATATCAAATGATATTGAATCCAATGTGCCTTCAATTGGTGATGTATTTAGAGAAGAAACGACAGATGAAATTTTAGAAAAATATGTTGATGTTTCTTTTGGAGAATTCAAAGTAATTAATAATGGGTACTTTTCCGAAACATCCCTTGATATTACAGTAAAAAACAAAGCTGAAAAACAATGCACCTATTACATAACAATTGAAGCAGTAGATGCAAATGGTGCAAGAATTGAAACAGATATGATTTACGCTGATAGATTGGGTGCTGGACAAGAGATATATTTGAAAGCCTTTGAATACGTAGATCAAGAAAAATTAAATCAATTCAAAAATGCAACCTTCAGAGTTTTAGAAATAAACAAATATAATTTTTAA
- a CDS encoding zinc ribbon domain-containing protein, protein MIKMECPKCKSTVGEGATFCSSCGEKLAEQLTESVKYCIKCGQVIKEENKFCGRCGTAVGTNFQPAVKIVSNANNLSSGKIKGSYFISVIGAIISFVIRLATQQTYYSLDNLLDNRKVVGIDSDIKPFLTAIPVIVAIIVSLLIASDKNTSSQKKITAFIINAIFIALAILFIWFDIPYAIFDF, encoded by the coding sequence ATGATAAAAATGGAATGTCCAAAATGTAAATCAACTGTTGGTGAAGGTGCAACTTTTTGCTCAAGCTGTGGTGAAAAACTTGCAGAGCAATTAACCGAAAGTGTTAAATATTGTATTAAGTGTGGACAGGTTATTAAAGAAGAAAATAAATTCTGCGGAAGATGCGGAACAGCAGTCGGTACAAATTTTCAACCTGCTGTTAAGATTGTTTCTAATGCAAACAACTTGTCAAGCGGTAAAATAAAAGGTTCATATTTTATTTCTGTTATAGGTGCAATAATTTCATTTGTAATAAGACTTGCTACCCAGCAAACTTACTATTCGTTGGATAATTTGCTTGATAATAGAAAGGTAGTTGGGATAGACAGTGATATAAAACCATTTTTAACAGCTATTCCCGTTATTGTCGCAATTATTGTAAGTCTTTTGATTGCATCTGATAAAAATACATCTTCACAAAAGAAAATAACAGCATTTATTATTAATGCAATATTTATAGCTTTGGCAATTTTATTTATATGGTTTGATATTCCTTATGCTATTTTTGATTTTTAA
- a CDS encoding helix-turn-helix transcriptional regulator, which translates to MRLKEIRKSKGISQLKLAMDLNTNQNTISRYETGEREPGINELIKIADYFNISIDYLLGRTNNPNIQK; encoded by the coding sequence ATGCGACTTAAAGAAATCAGAAAATCAAAAGGCATTTCTCAACTCAAATTGGCTATGGATTTAAACACAAATCAAAACACAATCAGTCGCTATGAAACCGGTGAACGAGAACCGGGAATAAACGAACTCATTAAAATCGCAGATTATTTTAATATATCTATCGACTATCTGTTAGGCAGAACAAACAACCCTAATATACAAAAATAA
- a CDS encoding zinc-ribbon domain-containing protein, whose translation MICSKCGKQLEDECLFCTECGSSIGVAEELGKSTTNNKFIEKINNFIYIFGEIKINKYLSIIAIVSMIAIRFFGFIVTSVLITVVNGYLIYYSYKRKSKIDTKMIIWSIAAFFVGLLISL comes from the coding sequence ATGATTTGCAGTAAATGTGGTAAACAGCTTGAAGATGAATGTTTATTCTGTACGGAATGTGGCAGTTCTATTGGAGTAGCCGAAGAACTTGGTAAGTCAACAACAAATAATAAATTTATAGAAAAAATCAATAATTTTATTTATATATTTGGAGAGATAAAAATCAATAAATATCTTTCTATCATTGCCATTGTTTCTATGATAGCTATTAGGTTTTTTGGTTTTATAGTTACATCGGTTTTAATAACGGTGGTGAATGGATATTTGATTTATTATAGTTATAAAAGAAAATCAAAAATCGATACAAAAATGATTATTTGGAGTATAGCAGCATTTTTTGTAGGATTGCTTATATCACTTTAA
- a CDS encoding DUF624 domain-containing protein has translation MAGFFGLFDYSKEGPGVSKNEPQKHRFFLFFDVYFRKFWKICILSMLYVVSCIPIVTIGAATAGFTYVLRNYAREEHAFLWSDYIDTAKKNWKMATVVFLIDIVAFILGFVAFSFYTSPDVALPGMLKTIALGLLLMVSIIYTFMHYYIYVLLVTFNVTFRQLYKNSFIFAIVGLWRNILITIILAILGLAIFLFFPLSIFVVFFVLAGTMGFIINFTVYPLIKKLMIDPILAQEEKKDVEDDEAIFDDERKIGNNDE, from the coding sequence ATGGCTGGCTTTTTTGGTCTTTTTGATTATAGTAAGGAAGGCCCCGGTGTTTCTAAAAACGAACCTCAAAAACACCGTTTTTTCCTTTTCTTTGATGTATACTTCAGAAAGTTCTGGAAAATATGTATTTTAAGTATGCTTTATGTGGTGTCCTGTATCCCGATTGTTACTATCGGTGCTGCTACCGCAGGCTTTACCTATGTGCTTCGTAATTACGCAAGAGAAGAGCACGCTTTTTTGTGGAGCGATTATATAGACACAGCTAAAAAGAACTGGAAAATGGCAACAGTTGTCTTTCTTATAGATATTGTCGCTTTTATTTTAGGCTTTGTCGCTTTCTCTTTTTATACATCTCCTGATGTGGCTTTGCCCGGAATGTTGAAAACAATTGCGCTGGGACTGCTGTTGATGGTTTCAATTATATATACCTTTATGCACTATTATATCTATGTTTTATTGGTAACCTTTAATGTAACCTTCCGTCAGCTGTATAAAAACTCTTTCATTTTCGCAATAGTAGGCCTTTGGAGAAATATATTAATCACAATTATCTTGGCAATTTTAGGCTTGGCTATCTTCTTATTCTTCCCCTTGTCTATATTTGTGGTTTTCTTTGTTTTGGCAGGAACAATGGGATTTATTATCAATTTCACAGTATATCCTTTAATTAAAAAGCTTATGATAGACCCTATATTAGCTCAGGAAGAGAAAAAAGATGTTGAAGATGATGAAGCAATCTTCGATGACGAACGAAAAATTGGCAACAATGACGAATAA